The Prochlorococcus sp. MIT 1300 genome has a window encoding:
- the rsmH gene encoding 16S rRNA (cytosine(1402)-N(4))-methyltransferase RsmH, with product MPKPALVSNYDFHHLPVLADEVLTTLENLPLELINDGLLIDATIGGGGHSSLLLEAYPSLRLIGLDQDPVAAAVATERLAPYSSRVEIISKNFADFTPPERAVMVLADLGVSSPQLDDGARGFSFQLDGPIDMRMNPSKNITAAKLLDSCNEKELAEIIFMNGEERFSRRIARKIKQDLLKKGPYKGTNSLAYAIAGCFPNKLRYGRIHPATKTFQALRIAVNNELDALDKLLQKSPDWLIPQGLLRLISFHSLEDRKVKQAFLGDSRLERITRKPITAKQEEISKNPRSRSAKYRIARRKSSVNLL from the coding sequence ATGCCAAAACCTGCATTGGTTTCTAACTACGATTTTCATCATCTACCAGTTTTGGCAGATGAAGTATTGACAACTCTAGAAAATTTGCCTTTAGAACTAATAAATGATGGCCTTTTAATCGATGCCACCATTGGCGGCGGTGGCCATAGCAGCTTACTTTTGGAGGCTTATCCAAGCTTGAGGTTAATAGGGTTGGACCAAGACCCTGTAGCCGCAGCAGTCGCAACCGAGAGACTGGCTCCTTACTCAAGTCGTGTAGAAATTATTTCGAAAAATTTCGCAGATTTCACCCCTCCGGAACGCGCTGTCATGGTCCTAGCCGACCTAGGAGTCAGCAGCCCACAATTAGACGACGGTGCAAGAGGTTTTAGCTTTCAACTTGACGGCCCCATAGATATGCGGATGAATCCCTCTAAAAACATAACTGCTGCCAAACTTCTGGATAGCTGTAATGAAAAAGAACTAGCCGAAATCATTTTCATGAATGGAGAAGAACGTTTTTCACGGCGCATCGCAAGAAAAATAAAACAAGACCTGCTAAAAAAAGGACCATATAAGGGTACAAATTCTTTGGCCTACGCAATAGCAGGATGCTTTCCTAATAAATTACGCTATGGACGAATTCATCCTGCAACTAAAACCTTCCAAGCATTAAGAATCGCTGTTAACAATGAACTTGATGCTCTGGACAAACTTTTACAAAAATCCCCTGATTGGCTTATTCCTCAAGGCCTCTTAAGGCTAATCAGTTTTCATTCTCTTGAAGATAGGAAGGTCAAGCAGGCATTCCTAGGAGATTCACGACTTGAGCGTATAACTCGCAAGCCCATTACAGCAAAACAAGAAGAAATCTCTAAAAACCCTAGAAGTCGATCTGCTAAATACCGTATTGCTCGTAGGAAATCATCCGTCAATCTTTTGTAA